In Cardiocondyla obscurior isolate alpha-2009 linkage group LG07, Cobs3.1, whole genome shotgun sequence, the DNA window taatgcaaataatttgtttctttttctttttattttgaaaaagaaaatttgcaaGAAGATTCGTGGTAGATTGATTGCCAGTATcgcgtttgaaattaattcgattacgTGCCGAGAGTTGCTAGTGACGCTTCAGGGCTTTCCTGCGTGAGATTATTGGCTCGGGGCTGTGTTATCGACCAGACGCGGGCCAATCAAACGGCCGTTTCTCGCGGCTAACGCATCTTGCGAGTATTCGTACGTTTCACGGGCGTGATGTCATTAGACCGTAAACGGCGTAAACCCCGCTGATAGATTGATGATAAAAGCTTTATCAAATCTTACATCGGTACGGAGAAAAGGCGGATCGCGGGTGTACGCGCGAAGTGGGCCCAGCTTCTTTGTTCGGACGGTGAACGCCTCTAATGGGGAGGAAGTAGCCCCGAAATGGAGACGCAGAGCAACGTTATCAGGATGTCGAAGGAGGACATCCCGCTGATATCCAAACCGCGGAATTACAGCTCTTGGTCGAGGTGACGTATATTCCTGTCGCGGTGTTAGCCTCGGTCTCGATTTCGACACGCTTTTCTCGCGACCGGAGAGTCGCGAtccttttctcccttttctcgAGATAACTCCGCGGCGAGTCCTCCGATCAGCTGTCCGACGACGGGCTCGCGTTGGAGTAAATGTCCACGGGAGATTGCAAATCGATGATAATGATAGATGACACAACTACGCACTTGTTTctattttagaatatttaacGATTAGGATCGTGACAGTTACGACTGTTTGTTATATAGAGGCAATTCTATCGGctacgttttatatttttgtagataatattttatgcgaaTTTTTAACGGAATAAGTGTCAGTCAAGTTTGTATACCGTTCGCGTCGAGTTACGATTGTTTTTGCTGTTACAGGTGCTGTACTTGGATGTGGAGAAGATGCTGCAGAGAACGGGAATTGAGAGCCAGAGTTATTCATATTGGGCAGCCTATGCATGAGAAGTTTCCCACTAATGTTATAAGAAATCAAAAATACAATGTAGTTACTTTCCTGCCTTtggtatgtattttttttatttttttattttttttttttttatttagagacGTGATTTTTTTGTAACTGCTTGAACAATGTGATCAATAATTCTTGTTTTACAGGTTCTCTTTCAacagtttaaatttttcttgaatttaTACTTTCTGCTTATGGCTATTTCTCAGTTTATACCAGATATAAGAATAGGTTACTTGTATACATACTGGGGGCCATTGTGCTTTGTTTTATTTGTGACAATTTTCCGTGAAGCCGTTGATGATTTTAGAAGATACAAAAGGGATAAAGAGGTCAAtgcacaaaaatattatagattAGTAAAAGGTTTTAATACACCAGAATTAGTACCAAGTTCTAAATTACGCGTAGGCGACTTGGTAAGTAcatagtatttttataaaaaaaaaaaaaaattatttttatagaagttttaacttattttcttGTATAATACAATTGCGCTTTTTTCCAATAATTAGGTTATAGTAGAAAAGGGTCAAAGAGTACCAGCCGACTTAGTATTATTACGCACAACTGAAAAATCTGGTGCATGCTTCGTGCGGACCGATCAGTTGGACGGTGAAACGGATTGGAAATTAAGATTAGCAGTGCCTGCAACGCAAAAATTGGACAGTAATTCTCAATTGTTTGATATTAAAGCCAGTTTGTATGTTGAAAAGCCTCAGAAGGATATACATAGCTTCATTGGCACTTTTTCAAGGGtaggaaataaatttccttttctttcactttattatttctcaatttttttttatgtaattattttattttatttttttttttttcagtatgATGGGTACAGCAGCGAAGAAAGTTTAGGCGTGGACAATACCTTATGGGCTAACACAGCTGTAGCATCTGGTTCTGCCCTTGGTATCGTCGTTTACACGGGTCAAGAAACGCGATCTCTAATGAACCATTCAGAAATCCGATCGAAAGTTGGTTTGCTTGATCAAGAGATTAATCAATTAACAAAGGTATCGtgcatgtaaaaattatacatcgGAATTAGTACGGATATGCATATAAGcgtttatgtattttaattaaatttttgtaggTACTGTTTTGCGCAGTGATAGGACTCGCACTTGTAATGATGTGCTTGAAAGGATTCAATGGACCGTGGTATCGTTATATGTTCCGTTTTGTCTTACTCTTTTCCTACATCATACCAATCAGCTTGAGAGTAAATCTAGACATGGGCAAAGCCTTTTACGCGTGGTGCATACAAAGGGATAAAGATATCGCCGGTACGGTCGTCAGGACAACTACCATTCCGGAAGAACTCGGACGTATATCATATTTGTTAAGCGACAAGACCGGCACGCTAACACAGAATAAAATGGTGTTCAAAAAGTTACATCTGGGTACTATATCTTACGGTCAGGAAACGTTCGATGAAATAACGTCAGTATTAAAGACTTTTTATCCGACCGATACCGAACGTTCACCGATGAAACCGGCGCTACTCGCACACAGCGGAAAAGTTCGAAGATCTGAAAATACTCGAATCTATGATGCCGTACATGCTTTAGCTCTTTGCCACAATGTCACTCCTGTATACGACGAGGTGAACAAATCCTCAAATCTGGACTCAGTGAGCGTGCAAACCGTCGAAACTGGAGATACAGGTTCTATTCAAAGGTAATTTCTCGATATCGCAAAAGCTGTTTTTAAGATTGCCTTTAATCTTAAagttttatgaattaaaattaaaatttaacgttttagTCAAACGGAAGCGGATCAACATTACTATCTGCCGGAACAGAAACGTAATTACCAAGCTTCAAGCCCAGACGAAGTAGCTCTGGTGAAATGGACGGAGGAAATAGGACTTGCTTTAGTTAAGCGGGATCTAAACTCGATGCAGTTAAAAAGTCTAAACGGtcaaatattgaattataCTATACTACAAATATTTCCTTTTACATCGGAAACTAAGCGGATGGGGATTATCGTGAAGGAGGAGTCCAGCTCcgacattatattttatttaaaaggtGCCGATGTTGTAATGTCGGGCATTGTACAATATAATGATTGGTTGGATGAGGTGTGCGAAAATATGGCACGTGAAGGTCTCAGAACGTTGGTTGtggcaaagaaaaatttgacCGAAGACCAATATCTTGATTTTGAAGCAAGGTAACGtatcattataattatcgtaattattttatgatctaattattatttgttttttcagGTACAACGCAGCGAGAATGAGCGTCAGCGATCGTGTATCGAGAGTCGCGGCAGTGGTGGAAAGTCTCGAGAGAGAAATGGAATTGTTATGCGTGACCGGTGTCGAAGATAGATTACAAGATAGAGTGAGGCCCACGTTGGAAGTCTTGAGAAATGCTGGAATTAAGATATGGATGTTGACCGGTGACAAATTAGAGACTGCGACCTGTATAGCGAAATCTTCGCGTCTTGTGTCACGCACCCAAGGCCTGCACGTTTTTAAATCTGTCGTGACACGCACCGACGCTCATTTGGAACTGAATACATTTCGAAAAAAGCAAGATTGTGCCTTAGTTATCAGCGGCGATTCTCTTGAGGTGTGCTTACAGTATTACGAGCAAGAATTTCTGGAGCTCGCTTGTGGTTCACCTGCAGTCGTTTGCTGTCGATGCTCTCCTACACAGAAAGCTGAAGTTGTTAGCCTCATACAAAGACACACCGATAAAAGAACTG includes these proteins:
- the LOC139104500 gene encoding probable phospholipid-transporting ATPase IIB isoform X2, coding for METQSNVIRMSKEDIPLISKPRNYSSWSRCCTWMWRRCCRERELRARVIHIGQPMHEKFPTNVIRNQKYNVVTFLPLVLFQQFKFFLNLYFLLMAISQFIPDIRIGYLYTYWGPLCFVLFVTIFREAVDDFRRYKRDKEVNAQKYYRLVKGFNTPELVPSSKLRVGDLVIVEKGQRVPADLVLLRTTEKSGACFVRTDQLDGETDWKLRLAVPATQKLDSNSQLFDIKASLYVEKPQKDIHSFIGTFSRYDGYSSEESLGVDNTLWANTAVASGSALGIVVYTGQETRSLMNHSEIRSKVGLLDQEINQLTKVLFCAVIGLALVMMCLKGFNGPWYRYMFRFVLLFSYIIPISLRVNLDMGKAFYAWCIQRDKDIAGTVVRTTTIPEELGRISYLLSDKTGTLTQNKMVFKKLHLGTISYGQETFDEITSVLKTFYPTDTERSPMKPALLAHSGKVRRSENTRIYDAVHALALCHNVTPVYDEVNKSSNLDSVSVQTVETGDTGSIQSQTEADQHYYLPEQKRNYQASSPDEVALVKWTEEIGLALVKRDLNSMQLKSLNGQILNYTILQIFPFTSETKRMGIIVKEESSSDIIFYLKGADVVMSGIVQYNDWLDEVCENMAREGLRTLVVAKKNLTEDQYLDFEARYNAARMSVSDRVSRVAAVVESLEREMELLCVTGVEDRLQDRVRPTLEVLRNAGIKIWMLTGDKLETATCIAKSSRLVSRTQGLHVFKSVVTRTDAHLELNTFRKKQDCALVISGDSLEVCLQYYEQEFLELACGSPAVVCCRCSPTQKAEVVSLIQRHTDKRTAAVGDGGNDVSMIQAADAGIGLEGLEGRQASLAADFSISQFSHLANLLLVHGRRSYKRSAALSQFVIHRGLIISTMQAVFSAVFYLSSVALYQGFLMVGYATIYTMFPVFSLVLDKDVSGKIALTYPELYKELSKGRSLSYKTFFMWVLISIYQGGVIMYGALIMFEDEFIHIVAISFSALVLTELIMVALTIRTWHHIMMLAEIFSLALYLLSLVVLKDYFDAEFIKTTDFLWKVLVITLISCMPLYILKFLRKKFSPPSYTKLS
- the LOC139104500 gene encoding probable phospholipid-transporting ATPase IIB isoform X1 — translated: MRLEEMPLRLSSDERDFEMDDDETDYLLQPSEDSIRQLTSRRRRIADCSKFLKSCLCGCCTWMWRRCCRERELRARVIHIGQPMHEKFPTNVIRNQKYNVVTFLPLVLFQQFKFFLNLYFLLMAISQFIPDIRIGYLYTYWGPLCFVLFVTIFREAVDDFRRYKRDKEVNAQKYYRLVKGFNTPELVPSSKLRVGDLVIVEKGQRVPADLVLLRTTEKSGACFVRTDQLDGETDWKLRLAVPATQKLDSNSQLFDIKASLYVEKPQKDIHSFIGTFSRYDGYSSEESLGVDNTLWANTAVASGSALGIVVYTGQETRSLMNHSEIRSKVGLLDQEINQLTKVLFCAVIGLALVMMCLKGFNGPWYRYMFRFVLLFSYIIPISLRVNLDMGKAFYAWCIQRDKDIAGTVVRTTTIPEELGRISYLLSDKTGTLTQNKMVFKKLHLGTISYGQETFDEITSVLKTFYPTDTERSPMKPALLAHSGKVRRSENTRIYDAVHALALCHNVTPVYDEVNKSSNLDSVSVQTVETGDTGSIQSQTEADQHYYLPEQKRNYQASSPDEVALVKWTEEIGLALVKRDLNSMQLKSLNGQILNYTILQIFPFTSETKRMGIIVKEESSSDIIFYLKGADVVMSGIVQYNDWLDEVCENMAREGLRTLVVAKKNLTEDQYLDFEARYNAARMSVSDRVSRVAAVVESLEREMELLCVTGVEDRLQDRVRPTLEVLRNAGIKIWMLTGDKLETATCIAKSSRLVSRTQGLHVFKSVVTRTDAHLELNTFRKKQDCALVISGDSLEVCLQYYEQEFLELACGSPAVVCCRCSPTQKAEVVSLIQRHTDKRTAAVGDGGNDVSMIQAADAGIGLEGLEGRQASLAADFSISQFSHLANLLLVHGRRSYKRSAALSQFVIHRGLIISTMQAVFSAVFYLSSVALYQGFLMVGYATIYTMFPVFSLVLDKDVSGKIALTYPELYKELSKGRSLSYKTFFMWVLISIYQGGVIMYGALIMFEDEFIHIVAISFSALVLTELIMVALTIRTWHHIMMLAEIFSLALYLLSLVVLKDYFDAEFIKTTDFLWKVLVITLISCMPLYILKFLRKKFSPPSYTKLS
- the LOC139104500 gene encoding probable phospholipid-transporting ATPase IIB isoform X3, with protein sequence MMRKMGCGRWIRRCCTWMWRRCCRERELRARVIHIGQPMHEKFPTNVIRNQKYNVVTFLPLVLFQQFKFFLNLYFLLMAISQFIPDIRIGYLYTYWGPLCFVLFVTIFREAVDDFRRYKRDKEVNAQKYYRLVKGFNTPELVPSSKLRVGDLVIVEKGQRVPADLVLLRTTEKSGACFVRTDQLDGETDWKLRLAVPATQKLDSNSQLFDIKASLYVEKPQKDIHSFIGTFSRYDGYSSEESLGVDNTLWANTAVASGSALGIVVYTGQETRSLMNHSEIRSKVGLLDQEINQLTKVLFCAVIGLALVMMCLKGFNGPWYRYMFRFVLLFSYIIPISLRVNLDMGKAFYAWCIQRDKDIAGTVVRTTTIPEELGRISYLLSDKTGTLTQNKMVFKKLHLGTISYGQETFDEITSVLKTFYPTDTERSPMKPALLAHSGKVRRSENTRIYDAVHALALCHNVTPVYDEVNKSSNLDSVSVQTVETGDTGSIQSQTEADQHYYLPEQKRNYQASSPDEVALVKWTEEIGLALVKRDLNSMQLKSLNGQILNYTILQIFPFTSETKRMGIIVKEESSSDIIFYLKGADVVMSGIVQYNDWLDEVCENMAREGLRTLVVAKKNLTEDQYLDFEARYNAARMSVSDRVSRVAAVVESLEREMELLCVTGVEDRLQDRVRPTLEVLRNAGIKIWMLTGDKLETATCIAKSSRLVSRTQGLHVFKSVVTRTDAHLELNTFRKKQDCALVISGDSLEVCLQYYEQEFLELACGSPAVVCCRCSPTQKAEVVSLIQRHTDKRTAAVGDGGNDVSMIQAADAGIGLEGLEGRQASLAADFSISQFSHLANLLLVHGRRSYKRSAALSQFVIHRGLIISTMQAVFSAVFYLSSVALYQGFLMVGYATIYTMFPVFSLVLDKDVSGKIALTYPELYKELSKGRSLSYKTFFMWVLISIYQGGVIMYGALIMFEDEFIHIVAISFSALVLTELIMVALTIRTWHHIMMLAEIFSLALYLLSLVVLKDYFDAEFIKTTDFLWKVLVITLISCMPLYILKFLRKKFSPPSYTKLS